CGAACATCACGCCGATGCAGACGCGCATGACGTTCTCGAAGAGCCGGTAGCCGCCGAACCAGACGAGCACCAGTCCGATGAGGCTCGCGATGGCCCCGAAGACGATCTTCCCGGTTTTGGCCTCGGCAAAGACGGGCACCATCGCGTGGAGCGTAGCGCCGGTCGCGCTCATCAGCGCGGAGCCTACGAAGAACGACCACAGCAGCAGATAGGGCAGGAACAGCCACAGCGCCCAGCGCCCAACCCGCGCCGCCACGCCCTCGATCAGTGTCTCGCCCGTCGCGATCTGCCACCGCGCCAGACCCTCGGTCACCACGAATTTCATCGCGGCGCCAACCACCACGGCCCACAACACCGCCGTACCGAGCAGGCCGCCGACGAAACTCCCCGTGGCAAGGTCCCCCGCCCCCACGCCGGTCGCCGCCAGCAGCAATCCGGGCCCGATCATGGCCGCCAGCGAACGGCGTCGCGTGGTGCTGTCGGCTGGCTTTGCGTCCCGTTCCGGCATCTGTTCCCTTTGTGGCCCGAACCAGCGAATGTCCCTGCGGGCGGCCCTGGTGCAGTAAGCTAGATAGCGCGCCGGGGACATGCCTGTCTCGCCCCGCCGAAGAAGGACCGGATCGTTTGGATGGCAGCCACAGTGAACAGCAGCCCAGACATCTTCGATGTCGTGATCGCGGGCGGCGGTCACAACGGGCTGGTTTGCGCGGCCTATCTCGCCCGGGCGGGGCTCCGCGTCAAAGTCCTGGAGCGCCGACATAGGATCGGCGGAGCGGCCGTGACCGAAGAGTTCCATCCCGGCTTTCGCAATTCCGTCTGCTCCTACACGGTGAGCCTGCTCAATCCGAAAGTGATCGCCGATCTCGATCTTCACGGGCATGGCCTCCACATCGTCGAGCGTCCGGCGATGAACTTTCTCCCGCTGTCCGACAGCGACTACCTCCTGACCGGAGAAGACCGCACCAAGGGAGAGATCGCTAAGTTCAGTGCGCGGGATGCCGGACGCTACGACGACTACTGCTTCCATCTCGACCGCATCGCCGATGCGCTACGTGGGTTGGTTCTTCAGCCGCCACCTAATGTCAGTGCCGGATTCAACCTCACCACCTTGCGCGAGATCGCCCGTACCGCCGCCCTCGGCAAGCACCTCGGCCGACTTGGGCTAGACGGGCAGCAGGACCTGCTGGACCTCTTCACCCTGTCGGCAGCGGACTTCCTCGATCGCTGGTTCGAGAGCGAGCCCATCAAGGCACTGCTGGGCTTCGACTCCATCGTCGGCACCTATGCCAGTCCCTTCGATCCCGGCACCGCCTATGTGCTGCTGCATCACGCGTTTGGCGAAGTGAACGGGAAGAAAGGCCTTTGGGGACACGCCATCGGCGGGATGGGCGCTATCTCCGACGCCATCGCCAAGGACGCGCGCGCCCATGGCGCGGACATCGAGACAGGCGCAGAGATCAGCGAAGTGGTGATCGAGGCGGGACGGGCTGCCGGCGTCGCGCTCAGAGGCGGCAGGGTCGTCAAAGGCCGCGCAGTGGCCGCAAACATGACCCTCAAGCGCCTCTACACCGAACTCTTACCCAAGACCGCCGTACCGCCCGATTTCTTGGCACGTATGGAGCACTTCAAATACGGCTCGGGCACGTTCCGCATGAATGTCGCCCTGTCGCGGCTGCCGGACTTCAAATGCCTGCCGGGCCCCGGCGATCATCTCGGGGCCGGAATCGTCATCGCGCCCAGCCTCGACTACATGCATCGCGCCTACGCCGATGCGCGCGAGAGTGGCTGGAGCCGCGAGCCGGTCGTGGAGATGCTGATTCCGTCGACCATTGATCGGACTTTGGCGCCGCAGGGCGCGCACGTGGCCAGCCTGTTCTGCCAGCACGTCGCGCCCATACTGCCCGGCGGCCGCTCCTGGGATGAGGCGCGCGACGAGGTTGCCGATCTGATGATTGCGACGGTCGACCGCTATGCGCAGGGCTTTGCGGAAAGCGTCATCGGACGGCAAGTTCTGAGCCCGCTGGACCTGGAGCGCGAGTTCGGCCTCACAGGCGGGGACATCTTTCACGGACAGTTGTCCCTAAACCAGCTGTTCTCCGCGCGGCCCGCCCTCGGCTATGCCGCCTATCGCGGCCCCATCGAGGGCCTCTATCACTGCGGGTCGGGCGCCCATCCTGGCGGCGGCGTCACGGGTGCGCCCGGCCACAACGCGGCCCGCGCCATCCTCCGCGACCTCAAGCCTTTTTCTTTTCTTTCTTAGTCTTCTTCTTTTTCGCTTCCTTAGCCTCGACCTTTGCCCATTGCTTCTCGGACATGCACTTCGGACAACGGCAACCGATCGGCTTCAAGAAGGCATCGAAATAGGATTTGCCGTAATCGTAGCCGAGCTCCTCGCCGGCCTTGATCTTGCGCTTGGAGAACACCCAGACGCGCTTCTTGTAGACCTCCACCTCGCAGTTTGGCTTGCAGGAATGATTGATGTAGCGCGCGACATTCCCCTTGTACCAGCCGTCGATCGTCTTCTTCTTCGTGACCTCGAACAGGTAGCGGCTGCGGCTCGTGTACTCTTCTTCCCGAGTGAGCGTTCGCCCGAAATATTCGGTGATGCAGACGCCTTTGGGGATGTCTTCCTTAGCGAACAGCCCCTTGCCGGCGCGCGCCTTCTTCACGGCGAGATCGAACCCGCCGGGCTTGTATCTGGATTTCGTCATTGCCTCACAGCTAACCCGGCGTTTGATCCCGCCGGTCCGGATGCCCCCTCAAACTCGCTTGTCGATATAACCGCGCTTTCGACTCAGCGGTTCCGAATCTCCAGCGCACAGACTGTAGACCGTTTCCTAGCCGCTTGCCGCCGGACACCGCAAGCACGCATGTGCTGGAACGATCCAACGAGCATGGAGCCTGTCTTGTAATATTCGCAAGCGTCCTCCACGCTGCCGGTCCCCAGGGAACAAGCAAACGCGGCCTGCCCCGTACGGACCATGACGGAACCAACGAGCGAAACCGACGACCGAAGCGAGAGGCGCAACGAGGCCGTGCTCCTCGGCCAAGGCGTCTCGGGAGGTGTAGCGAACGAACTGACCAGCGTTGGGCTCGTCCTGCCATTTCTCTACACAACCATCGGTGCACCCATCTTCTTTGCGGGCCTGCTCGTGCCCCTCAACACGTTCGCCAAGCGCATTTCCCAGATCTTCGCGGCAAGGC
This genomic window from Methyloceanibacter caenitepidi contains:
- a CDS encoding phytoene desaturase family protein is translated as MAATVNSSPDIFDVVIAGGGHNGLVCAAYLARAGLRVKVLERRHRIGGAAVTEEFHPGFRNSVCSYTVSLLNPKVIADLDLHGHGLHIVERPAMNFLPLSDSDYLLTGEDRTKGEIAKFSARDAGRYDDYCFHLDRIADALRGLVLQPPPNVSAGFNLTTLREIARTAALGKHLGRLGLDGQQDLLDLFTLSAADFLDRWFESEPIKALLGFDSIVGTYASPFDPGTAYVLLHHAFGEVNGKKGLWGHAIGGMGAISDAIAKDARAHGADIETGAEISEVVIEAGRAAGVALRGGRVVKGRAVAANMTLKRLYTELLPKTAVPPDFLARMEHFKYGSGTFRMNVALSRLPDFKCLPGPGDHLGAGIVIAPSLDYMHRAYADARESGWSREPVVEMLIPSTIDRTLAPQGAHVASLFCQHVAPILPGGRSWDEARDEVADLMIATVDRYAQGFAESVIGRQVLSPLDLEREFGLTGGDIFHGQLSLNQLFSARPALGYAAYRGPIEGLYHCGSGAHPGGGVTGAPGHNAARAILRDLKPFSFLS
- a CDS encoding SET domain-containing protein, yielding MTKSRYKPGGFDLAVKKARAGKGLFAKEDIPKGVCITEYFGRTLTREEEYTSRSRYLFEVTKKKTIDGWYKGNVARYINHSCKPNCEVEVYKKRVWVFSKRKIKAGEELGYDYGKSYFDAFLKPIGCRCPKCMSEKQWAKVEAKEAKKKKTKKEKKKA